The Roseovarius sp. EL26 genome has a window encoding:
- a CDS encoding cbb3-type cytochrome c oxidase subunit 3: METYSLLRELADSWMLLLLFVFFVGMALWVFRPGSSKIYNNPANIPFRHEDKPAPDRADSAKEA, encoded by the coding sequence ATGGAAACCTATTCGCTTCTTCGTGAACTTGCAGATAGCTGGATGTTGCTGTTGTTGTTTGTCTTCTTTGTTGGAATGGCGCTTTGGGTGTTTCGCCCCGGTTCCAGCAAGATTTACAACAACCCCGCCAACATCCCCTTCCGGCATGAAGACAAGCCTGCGCCTGATCGTGCAGACAGCGCCAAGGAGGCGTGA
- the ccoO gene encoding cytochrome-c oxidase, cbb3-type subunit II, whose product MGILDKHKVLEKNVTLLAIFSFLVVTIGGIVQIAPLFWLENTIEDVEGMRPYTPLELAGRDIYVREGCYVCHSQMIRPMRDEVERYGHYSLAAESKYDHPHQWGSKRTGPDLARVGGRYSDEWHVDHLRDPQAVVPESIMPKYGYLEDQLIEGEYMEDLLATHKMVGVPYTNEMVENASADFRAQADPDSDYDGLLERYGEEIQIRNFDGAAGISEADALIAYLQMLGTLVDFSTFTPDASR is encoded by the coding sequence ATGGGAATTCTTGATAAACATAAGGTTCTGGAAAAGAACGTCACGCTTTTGGCGATCTTCTCCTTCTTGGTTGTGACCATTGGTGGGATCGTGCAGATCGCCCCACTGTTCTGGCTGGAAAATACCATCGAGGATGTCGAGGGCATGCGTCCCTACACCCCGCTGGAACTGGCCGGGCGCGATATCTACGTTCGCGAAGGGTGCTACGTCTGTCACAGTCAGATGATCCGCCCGATGCGCGACGAGGTAGAACGCTACGGTCACTACAGTCTGGCGGCGGAATCAAAGTACGACCATCCGCATCAGTGGGGTTCAAAACGCACCGGGCCTGATCTGGCGCGGGTTGGTGGACGCTACTCAGATGAGTGGCATGTCGATCACTTGCGTGATCCGCAGGCGGTGGTGCCCGAGTCGATTATGCCGAAATACGGCTATCTCGAAGATCAGTTGATCGAAGGTGAATACATGGAGGATTTGCTTGCCACGCATAAGATGGTCGGCGTTCCATATACCAATGAGATGGTTGAAAATGCTTCGGCTGATTTCCGAGCACAGGCGGATCCTGATTCTGACTACGATGGTCTGCTGGAACGCTATGGTGAGGAAATACAGATACGCAACTTTGATGGTGCTGCCGGTATTTCCGAAGCTGACGCGCTGATCGCCTATCTGCAGATGCTGGGAACATTGGTTGATTTCTCAACCTTTACCCCTGACGCAAGCCGCTAA